Proteins encoded together in one Lycium barbarum isolate Lr01 unplaced genomic scaffold, ASM1917538v2 unchr_scaffold_29, whole genome shotgun sequence window:
- the LOC132625687 gene encoding uncharacterized protein LOC132625687 isoform X1, with amino-acid sequence MPRTTTLESPGCPSLRALTFDILGLIKVIEAKGEQKEAPKVVERWGEPDASRCVLATSIIDRQFDPLLGVARRNGLIEVLSPVNGNVCASISNQNQSDKISEDNSVIGLHLFRKERQDSSSRSCTLLTCTIKGQTSMKCVKMSKSPEDSGVEGTETAWNVSGSGSILYSKVDADENYALFGGKGVEVNVWDLNQCAKIWTAKSPAKNSLGIFTPTWFASATFLCKDDHRKFVAGMNSHQVRLYDISAQRRPVVSFDFRETPIKAVAVDVDGHTIYIGNGSGDLASFDIRTGKLLGSFLGKCSGSIKSIVRHPELPVIASCGLDSYLRIWDVKSRQLLSAVFLKQHLSSVVFYSKFSAREIQVPPQQQDTDETLEMEEEEVKPVKRKKASKEHSGSKKVKTKKKSKRSKADSSDAA; translated from the exons atgCCTCGTACTACCACATTGGAGTCCCCTGGTTGCCCTTCTCTTAGAGCTTTAACTTTTGACATTCTTGGATTAATCAAAG TTATTGAAGCAAAGGGTGAGCAAAAGGAAGCTCCTAAGGTGGTGGAGAGATGGGGGGAGCCTGATGCTTCAAGGTGTGTTCTTGCCACGTCAATTATAGACCGCCAATTTGACCCT CTTCTAGGTGTAGCAAGAAGAAATGGCTTG ATTGAGGTGCTTAGTCCTGTCAATGGAAATGTTTGTGCATCCATTTCAAATCAAAATCAAAGTGATAAAATATCTGAAGATAATTCTGTTATCGGCTTGCATCTATTCAGAAAAGAGAGGCAGGACTCATCATCAAG GTCATGTACCCTGCTTACGTGCACAATAAAAGGACAAACAAGCATGAAGTGTGTTAAAATGTCAAAATCACCTGAAGATTCTGGTGTTGAAGGTACAGAAACGGCATGGAATGTTAGTGGTTCAGGCAGCATTTTGTACTCCAAGGTTGACGCAGATGAAAACTATGCATTGTTTGGTGG gaaGGGCGTTGAGGTTAACGTATGGGATCTGAACCAGTGTGCTAAAATTTGGACTGCAAAATCT CCAGCAAAAAATAGCCTTGGTATATTCACCCCAACTTGGTTTGCATCTGCAACTTTCTTGTGCAAAGATGACCACCGCAAATTTGTTGCAGGCATGAACAGTCACCAG GTGCGTCTTTATGATATTTCTGCACAAAGAAGGCCTGTTGTTTCATTTGATTTTCGCGAGACCCCTATTAAAGCTGTAGCTGTGGATGTAGATGGACATACGATatacataggaaatgggtctGGCGATCTTGCTTCTTTTGATATACGCACTG GGAAACTTTTGGGATCCTTCTTGGGGAAATGTTCTGGAAGTATAAAATCCATAGTCAGGCATCCAGAGCTCCCAGTTATAGCCTCATGTG GTTTGGACAGCTATTTACGCATTTGGGATGTCAAGTCAAGGCAACTTCTGTCTGCG GTTTTCTTGAAGCAGCATCTTAGCAGTGTTGTTTTTTATTCAAAATTTTCTGCCAGAG AAATTCAGGTACCTCCTCAGCAACAAGATACAGATGAAACATTAGAGATGGAAGAAGAGGAAGTGAAGCCTGTTAAAAGGAAGAAGGCATCAAAAGAACACAGTGGAAGCAAGAAAGTGAAGACCAAGAAAAAGAGTAAAAGGTCAAAAGCAGACAGTAGCGATGCTGCATAA
- the LOC132625687 gene encoding uncharacterized protein LOC132625687 isoform X2, giving the protein MPRTTTLESPGCPSLRALTFDILGLIKVIEAKGEQKEAPKVVERWGEPDASRCVLATSIIDRQFDPLLGVARRNGLIEVLSPVNGNVCASISNQNQSDKISEDNSVIGLHLFRKERQDSSSRSCTLLTCTIKGQTSMKCVKMSKSPEDSGVEGTETAWNVSGSGSILYSKVDADENYALFGGKGVEVNVWDLNQCAKIWTAKSPAKNSLGIFTPTWFASATFLCKDDHRKFVAGMNSHQVRLYDISAQRRPVVSFDFRETPIKAVAVDVDGHTIYIGNGSGDLASFDIRTGKLLGSFLGKCSGSIKSIVRHPELPVIASCGLDSYLRIWDVKSRQLLSAQFRSKGVRCHEFS; this is encoded by the exons atgCCTCGTACTACCACATTGGAGTCCCCTGGTTGCCCTTCTCTTAGAGCTTTAACTTTTGACATTCTTGGATTAATCAAAG TTATTGAAGCAAAGGGTGAGCAAAAGGAAGCTCCTAAGGTGGTGGAGAGATGGGGGGAGCCTGATGCTTCAAGGTGTGTTCTTGCCACGTCAATTATAGACCGCCAATTTGACCCT CTTCTAGGTGTAGCAAGAAGAAATGGCTTG ATTGAGGTGCTTAGTCCTGTCAATGGAAATGTTTGTGCATCCATTTCAAATCAAAATCAAAGTGATAAAATATCTGAAGATAATTCTGTTATCGGCTTGCATCTATTCAGAAAAGAGAGGCAGGACTCATCATCAAG GTCATGTACCCTGCTTACGTGCACAATAAAAGGACAAACAAGCATGAAGTGTGTTAAAATGTCAAAATCACCTGAAGATTCTGGTGTTGAAGGTACAGAAACGGCATGGAATGTTAGTGGTTCAGGCAGCATTTTGTACTCCAAGGTTGACGCAGATGAAAACTATGCATTGTTTGGTGG gaaGGGCGTTGAGGTTAACGTATGGGATCTGAACCAGTGTGCTAAAATTTGGACTGCAAAATCT CCAGCAAAAAATAGCCTTGGTATATTCACCCCAACTTGGTTTGCATCTGCAACTTTCTTGTGCAAAGATGACCACCGCAAATTTGTTGCAGGCATGAACAGTCACCAG GTGCGTCTTTATGATATTTCTGCACAAAGAAGGCCTGTTGTTTCATTTGATTTTCGCGAGACCCCTATTAAAGCTGTAGCTGTGGATGTAGATGGACATACGATatacataggaaatgggtctGGCGATCTTGCTTCTTTTGATATACGCACTG GGAAACTTTTGGGATCCTTCTTGGGGAAATGTTCTGGAAGTATAAAATCCATAGTCAGGCATCCAGAGCTCCCAGTTATAGCCTCATGTG GTTTGGACAGCTATTTACGCATTTGGGATGTCAAGTCAAGGCAACTTCTGTCTGCG CAATTCAGATCCAAGGGTGTACGGTGCCATGAATTTTCATAA